Proteins encoded within one genomic window of Dermatophilus congolensis:
- a CDS encoding ABC transporter ATP-binding protein has product MVIGVHPESGVAEDSEVAVALRAHGLRLSYGGPVVSEDLEVIVPPGKITVLVGPNACGKSTLLRALARLLRPEKGAVFLGDENVTQLSARDMALRLSLLPQSPQAPEGITVRELVGRGRTPHQRWWRQWSAADEQMVDEALHATGTEELADRSVDELSGGQRQRVWIAMTLAQDSPIVLLDEPTTYLDLAHQVDVLRLISRLNREKGRTIVMVLHELNQAARYADHLVAMRQGRIIAAGSAAEVITPDVVEEVFGLPVVVVPSPVTGTPLVIPSEPS; this is encoded by the coding sequence ATGGTCATAGGCGTCCATCCGGAGTCCGGTGTTGCAGAAGATTCTGAAGTAGCGGTGGCGTTACGGGCTCATGGGTTGAGGCTGTCATATGGCGGCCCGGTTGTTTCTGAAGATCTTGAGGTGATCGTTCCCCCAGGGAAAATCACTGTGTTGGTGGGGCCTAACGCGTGTGGAAAGTCAACGCTTTTACGTGCTTTGGCGCGGCTGCTTCGCCCGGAGAAGGGTGCGGTGTTTCTCGGGGATGAGAACGTAACTCAGTTGAGTGCGCGCGATATGGCGTTGCGTTTGTCTTTACTTCCACAATCGCCGCAGGCTCCGGAGGGTATTACGGTTCGTGAGCTGGTTGGGCGTGGCCGCACTCCGCATCAACGCTGGTGGCGACAATGGTCTGCTGCTGATGAGCAAATGGTTGACGAAGCGTTGCATGCTACGGGCACAGAGGAGCTTGCTGACAGGTCTGTGGATGAGCTTTCAGGTGGTCAGCGTCAGCGGGTTTGGATCGCAATGACTTTGGCTCAGGACAGTCCAATCGTTCTTCTTGATGAGCCGACTACGTATCTGGATTTAGCGCACCAGGTTGATGTCCTGCGTTTGATTTCTCGTCTTAATCGTGAAAAAGGACGTACCATTGTAATGGTTCTGCATGAGCTGAATCAAGCTGCTCGTTATGCCGATCATCTCGTGGCTATGCGTCAAGGACGGATTATTGCTGCAGGTTCTGCAGCTGAGGTGATCACTCCCGATGTGGTGGAAGAGGTGTTTGGGTTGCCTGTGGTGGTGGTTCCTTCACCGGTTACAGGCACTCCTTTAGTGATCCCGTCTGAGCCGTCGTAA
- a CDS encoding FecCD family ABC transporter permease — translation MRHGITLGPIGFEFRPRVLVVVSILVLGCFLAVIGSVMLGTVPIVFGTALRELVGLPSDASAGLIIRELRLPRALVAIFAGAAFGFAGAVFQTVTRNPLASPDLIGISAGAGAGAVATILFGGFTSAAAASVGVVPWGALVGGVIAAGVIHLCASRSGSVSGYRFVLVGLAMSGALAALTRWMLARADITEASRAMVWLVGSLNGRSAVHVLWILSALVVCVPLLCALARPYRMLSHDEDTACSLGMPLHRVRAVLLLAATVLTAMATAVCGPVGFVALCAPQIARRLTGRPGIPLLSSGILGALLLSLADLCGRTVAAPIELPVGIVTGVLGAPYLLLMLAMANRAGSGG, via the coding sequence GTGAGGCACGGAATCACGCTGGGGCCTATTGGTTTTGAGTTCCGCCCTCGAGTGTTGGTTGTTGTCAGCATTCTTGTTCTCGGGTGTTTCTTAGCCGTTATCGGCTCGGTGATGCTTGGCACGGTACCCATCGTTTTTGGGACTGCTCTTCGTGAGTTGGTGGGTTTGCCCAGCGACGCTAGTGCAGGGTTGATTATTCGGGAACTGCGATTGCCTCGGGCGTTGGTTGCCATTTTCGCAGGAGCTGCGTTCGGGTTTGCGGGAGCCGTGTTCCAGACTGTGACGCGTAATCCTTTGGCAAGCCCTGACCTCATTGGTATCTCTGCAGGGGCAGGGGCAGGGGCAGTTGCAACCATTCTTTTTGGTGGTTTTACCTCCGCAGCTGCTGCTTCAGTGGGGGTGGTGCCATGGGGGGCGCTGGTAGGCGGGGTGATTGCTGCAGGTGTGATTCATCTGTGCGCTTCGCGCAGCGGCTCGGTAAGTGGCTACCGTTTCGTTTTGGTGGGGCTGGCAATGAGCGGGGCGTTGGCAGCGTTAACGCGGTGGATGCTGGCCCGGGCGGACATCACTGAGGCTTCACGCGCGATGGTTTGGTTGGTTGGCAGCCTTAATGGCCGTTCGGCTGTGCACGTGCTGTGGATTCTTTCAGCCTTGGTTGTGTGTGTTCCGTTGTTGTGTGCGTTGGCTCGTCCTTATCGGATGCTTTCGCATGATGAAGACACTGCTTGTTCTTTAGGTATGCCGCTTCATCGAGTTCGGGCTGTTTTGTTGCTTGCTGCAACGGTGTTGACTGCGATGGCGACTGCGGTGTGTGGCCCAGTCGGGTTTGTGGCGTTATGTGCACCTCAGATAGCTCGGCGTTTGACTGGAAGACCAGGCATTCCACTGCTGTCTAGTGGAATTCTCGGCGCGCTTTTATTGTCCTTGGCCGATCTATGTGGTCGGACTGTCGCTGCTCCGATTGAGCTTCCGGTGGGAATTGTTACGGGAGTCCTGGGAGCCCCGTATTTGTTATTGATGCTTGCGATGGCCAACCGGGCTGGTAGTGGAGGTTAA
- a CDS encoding FecCD family ABC transporter permease, translated as MSSIMPTTNAKDIPPPTVRPPFQSRRVVFLASLIVALFFIVLASLMIGTKDIPLRDVLSALTGSSEGDSVIVSGLRLPRTFLGLAAGAALGAAGAIAQNITRNPLGDPGLIGISAGAAFSVAAAIGILGLASPSAYVWFAFLGGAIAGVLAYAVGGTGQGGATPAKLALAGAAVTVLSDSATHTLVLLDVRTLDQYRSWAVGALAGRGPDVWSQVAPIVVVGLVLAFALSGPLNALDLGDDLAASLGTRVAATRALGAVAVILLTGASVAAIGPVTFVGLVVPHVVRAYASADLRWSIPCSALGGALLLLGADVIGRLVARPGELEAGVVTALVGAPFLVFLVKSGRLKEHTR; from the coding sequence ATGTCGTCAATCATGCCCACCACAAACGCAAAAGATATTCCGCCCCCCACGGTGCGCCCTCCTTTCCAGAGCCGACGCGTCGTCTTTCTTGCATCCCTGATCGTTGCTCTTTTTTTCATCGTGCTTGCGTCTTTAATGATTGGCACTAAGGACATTCCTTTACGAGATGTCCTTAGTGCGCTCACTGGCAGTTCTGAAGGTGATTCGGTCATTGTCAGCGGCCTGCGACTCCCCCGCACTTTCCTCGGCTTAGCGGCTGGAGCTGCTCTGGGGGCCGCGGGCGCTATCGCCCAAAACATCACTCGCAACCCATTGGGTGATCCTGGCCTCATCGGCATTTCGGCAGGAGCTGCTTTTTCCGTTGCGGCAGCTATCGGCATCCTTGGCTTAGCTTCTCCGTCCGCCTACGTGTGGTTCGCGTTTCTCGGTGGCGCCATTGCTGGCGTTCTTGCCTATGCCGTTGGGGGTACGGGGCAAGGCGGCGCCACTCCCGCCAAACTTGCGCTCGCTGGTGCTGCAGTAACTGTTCTCTCGGACTCTGCTACGCACACTCTCGTCCTTCTTGATGTACGCACCTTGGATCAATACCGCTCTTGGGCGGTCGGAGCGCTTGCTGGCCGCGGTCCGGATGTATGGAGTCAGGTGGCTCCCATTGTTGTAGTTGGCTTAGTACTCGCTTTTGCGCTTTCTGGTCCACTCAATGCTTTGGATTTGGGTGATGATCTTGCGGCGTCGCTGGGAACGAGGGTTGCTGCAACTCGGGCCTTAGGTGCTGTAGCGGTCATTCTGCTCACTGGCGCCTCGGTTGCGGCTATCGGTCCGGTGACTTTTGTTGGTCTTGTCGTCCCACATGTGGTCCGCGCGTATGCGTCGGCCGATCTTCGTTGGTCTATTCCGTGTTCGGCTCTGGGCGGGGCACTACTTCTTCTGGGGGCAGACGTTATAGGTCGTTTGGTGGCACGGCCCGGTGAGCTTGAGGCCGGGGTGGTTACTGCCTTGGTTGGCGCACCTTTCTTGGTCTTTCTGGTTAAGTCGGGGCGACTCAAGGAGCACACACGGTGA
- a CDS encoding ABC transporter substrate-binding protein, with protein MSIATRSRALTSAIAASFLVLTLAACGGAQNPGNAEVSANTTASGTHGESYPRTIKHDKGSTTIAVKPKRVVALDNSLAEAVVTLKSPLVGGIGNYRDQKGWPPYLGEAVKDTVDVGPLDNPNLEKIAALKPDLIVSATVRHDALYDRLSSIAPTVFVKTTGPIWKQNITFLGQVLGEEKAAKTQLDAYEKRAQSLGSAIKEKGKDPSISVVRFVDGPVRLYLPDSFSGIILSDMGLKRPDAQQEKGELTKEISEEQIGLADADHIFVSSFSGGKEQKAKFEANPLWGRLEAVKEGNVHEVSDQNWMTSVSLQGADLVMDDLAKIFEVDPQKA; from the coding sequence ATGTCCATTGCGACTCGATCACGCGCTCTTACCTCAGCGATAGCCGCCTCATTTTTGGTTCTTACTCTCGCTGCGTGCGGTGGCGCTCAAAATCCCGGAAACGCAGAAGTATCTGCCAACACAACGGCATCGGGTACCCATGGGGAGAGCTACCCCCGCACCATCAAGCACGACAAAGGCAGCACCACTATCGCAGTCAAACCAAAACGCGTGGTTGCTCTCGACAACAGCCTGGCCGAGGCAGTCGTGACGCTGAAATCTCCGCTCGTTGGTGGAATCGGTAACTACCGTGATCAAAAAGGCTGGCCCCCCTACCTCGGAGAGGCTGTGAAGGACACCGTTGATGTCGGGCCACTCGACAACCCCAACCTCGAGAAGATCGCGGCTTTGAAGCCAGATCTCATCGTCTCGGCCACCGTGCGCCATGACGCGCTATATGACCGGCTGAGCAGCATCGCCCCTACCGTTTTCGTAAAAACCACAGGGCCGATCTGGAAGCAGAACATCACCTTCCTCGGCCAGGTGCTTGGTGAAGAAAAAGCAGCGAAAACACAGCTAGACGCCTACGAGAAGAGGGCTCAATCCTTAGGATCAGCGATCAAAGAGAAAGGTAAAGACCCAAGCATTTCGGTGGTGCGGTTTGTCGATGGCCCTGTCCGCCTCTACCTACCAGACTCCTTCAGTGGCATCATCCTGTCTGACATGGGGCTCAAACGGCCCGACGCTCAGCAGGAGAAAGGCGAGCTGACCAAAGAAATCAGCGAAGAACAGATTGGGCTAGCTGACGCAGATCACATCTTCGTCAGCTCGTTTTCTGGAGGGAAAGAGCAAAAAGCCAAATTTGAAGCAAATCCGCTCTGGGGTCGCCTAGAAGCAGTCAAAGAGGGAAACGTGCATGAAGTTTCTGACCAGAATTGGATGACTTCTGTTTCTCTGCAAGGTGCAGATTTGGTCATGGATGATCTAGCGAAAATTTTTGAAGTAGATCCTCAGAAAGCTTAA
- a CDS encoding ATP-grasp domain-containing protein has protein sequence MQAYLLARNPNHSLTHGYLPAAHRLGLNTTILTDHPNDYTPTTNTRIINCNVLNHHDVITTISNHPHPDVILSNSDHLQTQTALAAAYYNLPGKDWRATLHTKNKALMRRQLARHGAGITTTELPPDTPTNTIHTLPITYPCVIKPCEGVASEDVILTHTPHHLTNAINTIRTRRPHDTLLIEEYLPGDLCTLETLGDNNHLHILGGFHTTTTPPPYFIETTCHYTPTHPTNITNQVLHQLNILGVNFGACHTEFIINNGHVHLIEVNYRSIGDQCDLLLAELHNIPYFEHVWLTHLGHPLPTHLPLRTNIAARIDWPHATTPGTLTAAPTAHEHTDGTTHLTYTPLRNIGETHPLHHTNRDYLGVLRTTGTTRTAVNTAAEKHLATLTWEITP, from the coding sequence ATGCAGGCATACCTACTCGCACGCAACCCCAACCACTCACTCACCCACGGCTACCTCCCAGCCGCCCACCGCCTCGGCCTGAACACCACCATCCTCACCGACCACCCCAACGACTACACCCCCACCACCAACACCCGCATCATCAACTGCAACGTCCTCAACCACCACGACGTCATCACCACCATCAGCAACCACCCCCACCCCGACGTCATCCTCAGCAACAGCGACCACCTCCAAACCCAAACCGCCCTCGCCGCCGCCTACTACAACCTCCCCGGCAAAGACTGGCGCGCCACCCTCCACACCAAAAACAAAGCACTCATGCGCCGCCAACTCGCCCGCCACGGCGCCGGCATCACCACCACCGAACTCCCACCAGACACCCCCACCAACACCATCCACACCCTCCCCATCACCTACCCCTGCGTCATCAAACCCTGCGAAGGCGTCGCCAGCGAAGACGTCATCCTCACCCACACCCCACACCACCTCACCAACGCCATCAACACCATCCGCACCCGCCGCCCCCACGACACCCTCCTCATAGAGGAATACCTCCCCGGCGACCTCTGCACCCTAGAAACACTCGGCGACAACAACCACCTCCACATCCTCGGCGGCTTCCACACCACCACCACACCACCGCCCTACTTCATCGAAACAACCTGCCACTACACCCCCACACACCCCACCAACATCACCAACCAAGTCCTCCACCAACTCAACATCCTCGGCGTCAACTTCGGCGCCTGCCACACCGAATTCATCATCAACAACGGACACGTCCACCTCATCGAAGTCAACTACCGCTCCATCGGCGACCAATGCGACCTCCTCCTCGCCGAACTGCACAACATCCCCTACTTCGAACACGTCTGGCTCACCCACCTAGGACACCCCCTCCCCACACACCTACCCCTACGCACCAACATCGCCGCCCGCATCGACTGGCCACACGCCACCACCCCCGGCACCCTCACCGCCGCCCCCACCGCCCACGAACACACCGACGGCACCACCCACCTCACCTACACACCCCTACGCAACATCGGCGAAACCCACCCCCTCCACCACACCAACCGCGACTACCTCGGCGTACTACGCACCACCGGAACCACCCGCACCGCCGTCAACACCGCCGCCGAAAAGCACCTCGCCACCCTCACATGGGAAATCACACCATGA
- a CDS encoding IucA/IucC family protein gives MTPTKPTNPHETHLIHQLLDTFLREDIGNIRTKSTLEHHHDGPWLRRTLTPTTDLLIPVQPTQFMCQWRTRPTHPRTDPGPHITTYPHLLTTITPLLDNDTRNGLTTLATECANHLTTTHIHDTTQHTLHHHLTTTHGPDTSTWYGPHASLAFDALAARTPHPVYPTSHARTGLTPHHIHKYAPETAPHIHLHWLALPTETLTTNPGAATPSRTDIPGLAPHETALPIHPLTIGPHLTNALTETGLTTAHLLHTPGPETIPTLSLRTLALTTNPLTHLKLPINTATLGNRNTRTITPGSLTDTATGHQLIQHIATTTNNHHILHANEQGYAHANHPLLACLARQLPTTITNSLVLPLAALTATTPTGRLVIDDLADRHTNGNHTTLLTTLWDTLLTWHITLLDHGIALESHQQNISLVIDPPTHTPHPNHTTLPSGHHIRLLYKDNDSPRIYTPHLHQHLTPPHHPTFNDPRITAHTPQQLTDMFTTITLHLCCAAPAIHLEHTGRLTPGTSLPLLREHLEKATNTITNPHTQNLIRTHILNAPTHPIKAMLTAGTLLPKHRTRHHASDINKYYLPAPNYLTTTP, from the coding sequence ATGACCCCAACAAAACCCACCAACCCCCACGAAACCCACCTCATCCACCAACTCCTCGACACCTTCCTCCGCGAAGACATCGGCAACATCCGCACCAAATCCACCCTCGAACACCACCACGACGGCCCCTGGCTACGCCGCACACTCACCCCCACCACCGACCTACTCATCCCCGTCCAACCCACCCAATTCATGTGCCAATGGCGCACCCGACCCACCCACCCACGCACCGACCCCGGCCCCCACATCACCACCTACCCCCACCTCCTCACAACCATCACCCCCCTCCTAGACAACGACACCCGCAACGGCCTCACCACCCTCGCCACCGAATGCGCCAACCACCTCACCACCACCCACATCCACGACACCACCCAACACACCCTCCACCACCACCTCACCACCACCCACGGACCCGACACCTCCACCTGGTACGGCCCCCACGCCTCCCTAGCCTTCGACGCACTCGCCGCCCGCACCCCCCACCCCGTCTACCCCACCAGCCACGCACGCACAGGACTAACCCCCCACCACATCCACAAATACGCCCCCGAAACCGCACCCCACATCCACCTCCACTGGCTAGCCCTACCCACCGAAACCCTCACCACCAACCCCGGCGCCGCCACCCCCAGCCGCACCGACATCCCCGGCCTAGCCCCCCACGAAACCGCCCTACCCATCCACCCACTCACTATCGGCCCCCACCTCACCAACGCCCTCACAGAAACAGGCCTCACCACCGCCCACCTCCTCCACACCCCAGGCCCAGAAACCATCCCCACACTCTCCCTACGCACCCTCGCCCTCACCACCAACCCCCTCACCCACCTCAAACTCCCCATCAACACCGCCACCCTCGGCAACCGCAACACCCGCACCATCACCCCCGGCAGCCTCACCGACACCGCCACCGGCCACCAACTCATCCAACACATCGCCACCACCACCAACAACCACCACATCCTCCACGCCAACGAACAAGGCTACGCACACGCCAACCACCCCCTCCTAGCCTGCCTAGCCCGCCAACTACCCACCACCATCACCAACTCCCTCGTCCTACCCCTAGCAGCACTCACCGCCACCACCCCCACCGGCCGCCTCGTCATCGACGACCTCGCCGACCGCCACACCAACGGCAACCACACCACCCTCCTCACCACCCTCTGGGACACCCTCCTCACCTGGCACATCACCCTCCTCGACCACGGCATCGCCCTCGAATCCCACCAACAAAACATCTCCCTGGTCATCGACCCACCCACCCACACCCCACACCCCAACCACACCACCCTGCCCAGCGGCCACCACATCCGCCTCCTCTACAAAGACAACGACAGCCCCCGCATCTACACCCCCCACCTCCACCAACACCTCACACCACCCCACCACCCCACCTTCAACGACCCCCGCATCACCGCCCACACCCCCCAACAACTCACCGACATGTTCACCACCATCACCCTCCACCTATGCTGCGCCGCCCCCGCCATCCACCTCGAACACACCGGACGCCTCACCCCCGGAACAAGCCTGCCCCTCCTACGCGAACACCTCGAAAAAGCCACAAACACCATCACCAACCCCCACACCCAAAACCTCATCCGCACCCACATCCTCAACGCACCCACCCACCCCATCAAAGCCATGCTTACCGCAGGCACCCTGCTACCCAAACACCGCACCCGCCACCACGCCAGCGACATCAACAAGTACTACCTACCCGCACCCAACTACCTCACCACCACCCCCTAA
- a CDS encoding IucA/IucC family protein, protein MTTTETNTTPTTQPTPTDADTITTHTLLNCLTRELCTPNHLHTTNNHLHITLPHTNTQLRIHLRRPSHTGTPRFHGPLHEHHNNTWQPINAERLAHLINTELTHHTGHTNDEFIDQVRASLHHIHLATTHHTTHTPRTGTPHLNYINSEQTLIHGHRFHPTPKAHTGSDTHWHRYAPEATTSFPLRNLAIREHLIHEETAHDNATKPLDRHAPPTPHGYRYLPAHPWQWQLLATNPTLQHALTRRDIIDLGPGARPWHPTASVRTLYNGHEFLKFSLAIRITNCIRTNATYELTGSITLTKHLKNTLDTLHHTHPNTTILREPAYRTIALPNPDGTTNTTLFEGLSVILREGLQHHRQPNETPYLAAAIAEEHPHSNAHASHLLHNATPETIRTWWQTYNNLLIPTVLTAYLDHGLILEPHLQNVIVCTDPTGTPTRMIFRDLEGTKLLHHHHTELLNNLPHTSPPP, encoded by the coding sequence ATGACCACCACCGAAACCAACACCACCCCCACCACCCAACCCACCCCCACCGACGCCGACACCATCACCACCCACACCCTCCTCAACTGCCTCACCAGAGAACTCTGCACCCCCAACCACCTCCACACCACCAACAACCACCTCCACATCACCCTGCCCCACACCAACACCCAACTACGCATCCACCTCCGCCGCCCCTCACACACCGGAACCCCCCGATTCCACGGCCCCCTCCACGAACACCACAACAACACCTGGCAACCCATCAACGCCGAACGACTCGCCCACCTCATCAACACCGAACTCACCCACCACACCGGCCATACCAACGACGAATTCATCGACCAAGTCCGCGCCAGCCTCCACCACATCCACCTCGCCACCACCCACCACACCACCCACACCCCCCGCACCGGAACCCCCCACCTGAACTACATCAACTCCGAACAAACCCTCATCCACGGACACCGCTTCCACCCCACCCCCAAAGCCCACACCGGCTCCGACACCCACTGGCACCGATACGCCCCCGAAGCCACCACCTCCTTCCCCCTACGCAACCTCGCCATCCGCGAACACCTCATCCACGAAGAAACCGCCCACGACAACGCCACCAAACCCCTCGACCGCCACGCACCACCCACACCACACGGCTACCGCTACCTACCCGCCCACCCCTGGCAATGGCAACTCCTCGCCACCAACCCCACCCTCCAACACGCCCTCACCCGCCGAGACATCATCGACCTAGGCCCCGGCGCACGCCCCTGGCACCCCACCGCATCAGTCCGCACCCTCTACAACGGCCACGAATTCCTCAAATTCAGCCTCGCCATCCGCATCACCAACTGCATCCGCACCAACGCCACCTACGAACTCACCGGCTCAATCACCCTCACCAAACACCTCAAAAACACCCTCGACACCCTCCACCACACCCACCCCAACACCACCATCCTGCGCGAACCCGCCTACCGCACCATCGCCCTACCCAACCCCGACGGCACCACCAACACCACCCTCTTCGAAGGACTCAGCGTCATCCTCCGCGAAGGCCTCCAACACCACCGCCAACCCAACGAAACCCCCTACCTCGCCGCCGCTATCGCCGAAGAACACCCCCACAGCAACGCCCACGCAAGCCACCTACTCCACAACGCCACCCCCGAAACCATCCGCACCTGGTGGCAGACCTACAACAACCTCCTCATCCCCACCGTCCTCACCGCATACCTCGACCACGGACTCATCCTCGAACCCCACCTCCAAAACGTCATCGTCTGCACCGACCCCACCGGCACACCCACCCGCATGATCTTCCGCGACCTCGAAGGCACCAAACTCCTCCACCACCACCACACCGAACTCCTCAACAACCTCCCCCACACATCGCCACCCCCCTGA